From one Bacteroides fragilis NCTC 9343 genomic stretch:
- the dapB gene encoding 4-hydroxy-tetrahydrodipicolinate reductase: MKIALIGYGKMGKEIEKVALSRGHEIVSIIDINNQDDFESEAFKSADVAIEFTNPMVAYSNYMKAFKAGVKLVSGSTGWMAEHGDEVKELCNKGGKTLFWSSNFSLGVTIFSAVNKYLAKIMNQFPAYDVTMSETHHVHKLDAPSGTAITLAEGILENMKRKSVWVKEEAHATNELPIHSIREGEVFGIHTIRYDSEADSISITHDAKNRGGFALGAVLAAEYTAAHEGYLGMSDLFPFLKD; encoded by the coding sequence ATGAAAATAGCATTAATAGGTTACGGAAAAATGGGCAAAGAAATCGAAAAGGTTGCCCTCAGTCGCGGACACGAAATTGTCAGCATTATCGACATCAACAACCAGGATGATTTCGAATCCGAAGCGTTCAAATCGGCAGATGTGGCCATTGAATTCACTAATCCCATGGTAGCCTACAGCAATTATATGAAAGCTTTCAAAGCAGGTGTAAAGTTGGTTTCGGGCAGTACCGGATGGATGGCAGAGCACGGTGACGAAGTAAAAGAACTGTGTAACAAAGGTGGAAAGACCTTATTCTGGTCATCTAATTTCAGTTTGGGAGTAACTATCTTCTCGGCTGTCAACAAGTATCTGGCTAAGATAATGAACCAATTCCCCGCCTATGACGTAACCATGAGCGAAACCCACCACGTACACAAGCTCGATGCACCAAGCGGAACAGCGATCACACTGGCAGAAGGAATCCTTGAAAATATGAAACGCAAAAGCGTCTGGGTAAAAGAGGAAGCACATGCAACCAATGAATTGCCGATCCACTCTATTCGCGAAGGAGAAGTATTCGGTATCCATACCATCCGCTATGACTCCGAAGCAGACAGTATCTCCATCACCCACGATGCCAAAAACCGGGGAGGTTTCGCATTGGGAGCCGTATTGGCGGCTGAGTATACAGCAGCCCATGAAGGCTATCTGGGTATGAGTGATTTATTCCCATTCTTAAAAGATTAA
- the lepB gene encoding signal peptidase I, whose product MGKGLKWIIAFAGAMVIVLLLRGFAFTSCLIPSAGMENSLFQGERILVNKWSYGLRVPYMSLFSYHRWGESPIHKDDIVVFNNPAGIKEPVIDRREIYISRCIGVPGDTLLIDSLFNVVDRSTQLGPDRKQLYTYPQTKEQQLDSLLSILSIGPNELMGQHEGKNVRSFSRYEYYLLDQAMNGKSWIQPLQQSLQEEAKPLIVPGKGKAVRVYPWNRTLLRNTLVLHEGKQAEIRNDTLYIEGRPSQHCYFTKDYYWMASNNSVNLSDSRLFGFVPQDHVIGKASRIWFSKTDHTGIFSGYRWERFFQPVK is encoded by the coding sequence ATGGGAAAGGGACTCAAATGGATTATAGCTTTTGCCGGAGCAATGGTCATCGTACTGTTGCTCCGCGGCTTTGCTTTTACCTCATGCCTGATACCTTCGGCGGGTATGGAGAATTCCCTTTTTCAGGGTGAACGTATTCTGGTAAATAAATGGAGCTACGGACTTCGTGTACCCTATATGTCATTATTCTCCTACCACCGCTGGGGAGAAAGTCCCATACATAAAGACGACATCGTCGTATTCAATAACCCTGCGGGTATCAAAGAACCCGTTATAGACCGAAGAGAGATTTATATAAGCCGATGCATCGGTGTACCGGGGGATACGTTACTTATCGATTCACTCTTCAACGTGGTCGACCGTAGCACACAACTCGGACCGGACCGGAAACAACTATATACGTATCCGCAAACCAAGGAACAGCAACTGGATTCATTGCTTTCTATTCTTTCTATTGGCCCTAATGAACTGATGGGACAACACGAAGGAAAAAATGTACGGAGCTTCAGCCGCTATGAGTATTATTTGCTCGATCAGGCTATGAACGGGAAAAGCTGGATACAGCCTTTACAACAAAGCTTACAGGAAGAAGCTAAACCACTTATTGTTCCGGGTAAAGGAAAAGCAGTCCGGGTATATCCGTGGAACCGGACATTGTTACGAAACACGCTGGTACTGCATGAGGGTAAACAGGCGGAGATCCGAAACGATACGCTCTACATCGAAGGACGTCCTTCACAACATTGTTATTTCACCAAAGATTATTACTGGATGGCTTCCAATAATTCGGTAAATCTTTCCGATTCCCGCCTGTTCGGTTTCGTACCGCAGGATCATGTCATTGGAAAAGCTTCACGAATCTGGTTCTCAAAAACAGACCATACGGGAATCTTTAGCGGATACCGCTGGGAACGATTCTTCCAACCGGTAAAATAG
- a CDS encoding efflux transporter outer membrane subunit, protein MKKQIIGMLCATALLSSCHIYKSYDRPKDIEASGLYRDTVSVADTLVSDTVNFGNLPWREVFTDPQLQALIEQGLTHNTDLLTAALKVKEAQASLMSARLAYAPSLGLSPQGTISSFDKHAATKTYSLPATASWEIDLFGKLLNAKRGAQVTLLQTKAYRQAVQTQIISGIANTYYTLLMLDRQLDITEQTADIMKRNVETMQAMKDAAMFNTTSAGVEQSKAAYAQVLASIPAIQKSIREAENAMSMLLAQAPQTIKRGVLEEQQLPEDFSVGVPLQLLSNRPDVKAAEMALAGTYYNANSARAAFYPQITISGSAGWTNSAGSAIINPGKLLASVLGSLTQPLFYRGANIARLKIAKAQQEEAKLAFQQSLLNAGSEVSNALYQYQSASEKTASRKLQVESSEKASEYTKELFKLGTSTYLEVLSAEQSLLSARLSQVNDTFDRMQAVVSLYQALGGGRED, encoded by the coding sequence ATGAAGAAACAAATTATAGGTATGTTGTGTGCAACTGCTCTCTTGAGCAGCTGCCACATCTACAAATCATATGACAGACCTAAAGATATTGAAGCCTCCGGTCTTTACCGGGACACAGTATCTGTTGCCGATACACTGGTATCCGATACTGTCAACTTCGGAAATCTGCCTTGGAGAGAGGTCTTCACCGATCCTCAACTGCAAGCGTTAATCGAACAGGGATTAACCCACAATACAGATCTGCTGACTGCTGCGCTGAAAGTGAAAGAGGCACAGGCATCACTGATGTCAGCCCGTCTGGCTTACGCTCCTTCACTCGGATTGTCACCACAAGGAACCATCAGCAGCTTTGATAAGCATGCCGCAACCAAAACCTATTCGTTGCCGGCAACAGCCAGCTGGGAGATCGATCTATTCGGCAAGTTGCTGAATGCCAAACGCGGTGCACAAGTAACATTGTTGCAAACCAAAGCATATCGTCAGGCTGTACAGACTCAGATCATTTCGGGCATTGCCAATACCTATTACACCTTATTGATGCTCGACCGTCAGCTCGATATTACCGAACAGACTGCCGACATCATGAAGCGTAATGTTGAAACCATGCAGGCAATGAAAGATGCGGCTATGTTCAACACTACCTCTGCAGGGGTGGAACAAAGCAAGGCTGCCTATGCACAAGTACTGGCGTCTATTCCGGCTATCCAGAAGAGTATCCGTGAAGCTGAGAACGCTATGTCCATGCTATTGGCACAAGCACCACAGACTATCAAACGGGGGGTTCTGGAAGAGCAGCAATTACCTGAAGATTTCTCAGTGGGCGTTCCTTTGCAACTACTCTCTAACCGTCCGGATGTGAAAGCAGCCGAAATGGCATTGGCCGGTACTTACTACAATGCAAATTCGGCCCGTGCCGCCTTCTATCCGCAAATCACTATCAGCGGCTCGGCCGGTTGGACCAATAGCGCCGGTAGTGCCATTATCAATCCTGGTAAACTGCTTGCCTCTGTACTTGGTTCGCTTACCCAGCCTCTCTTCTACCGTGGTGCAAACATTGCCCGCCTGAAGATAGCCAAGGCACAACAGGAAGAGGCTAAACTGGCCTTCCAGCAGAGTTTGTTGAATGCCGGAAGTGAAGTAAGCAATGCATTGTATCAATATCAGAGTGCTTCTGAAAAAACTGCTTCCCGCAAATTACAGGTAGAATCTTCAGAAAAAGCATCCGAATATACAAAAGAATTGTTTAAATTAGGGACGTCTACTTATCTGGAGGTATTGTCGGCCGAACAGTCTTTGCTCAGTGCCCGTTTATCTCAGGTAAACGACACCTTCGACCGGATGCAGGCTGTAGTGAGCCTCTATCAGGCATTGGGCGGCGGAAGAGAAGATTAA
- a CDS encoding S26 family signal peptidase has product MRKATRTQWIKCSIAILLYLIFLIWVKSWWGLIVVPFIFDIYITKKIPWSFWKKSKNPTVRSVMSWVDAIVFALVAVYFVNIYVFQNYQIPSSSLEKSLLVGDFLYVSKMSYGPRVPNTPLSMPLAQHTLPILNTKSYIEWPQWKYKRVPGFGKVKLNDIVVFNFPAGDTVALNFQDADFYTLAYNIGKQIYPNPIDMDSLTREQQKTVYDLYYNAGRKEILSNPQRYGKVVTRPVDRRENYVKRCVGLPGDTLQIINGQVMIDGKAIENPENLQFNYFVQTTGPYITEEMFRELGISKADQRLTPEGAGYEEGLIELGLDGRNAQGGLNPVYHLPLTKKMYDTLSGNKKLVGKIVIEPEEYSGEVYPLNLNTHWNRSDYGPIWIPAKGATITLTPDNLPIYERCITAYEGNKLEQKEDGIYINGVKTNQYTFQMDYYWMMGDNRHNSADSRYWGFVPEDHVVGKPIVVWLSLDKDRNWFDGKIRWNRIFKWVD; this is encoded by the coding sequence ATGAGAAAAGCAACACGTACTCAATGGATAAAGTGTTCCATTGCCATTCTTTTGTATCTGATATTCCTGATTTGGGTGAAAAGCTGGTGGGGACTGATCGTAGTTCCTTTCATCTTCGACATCTACATCACCAAAAAGATTCCCTGGTCGTTCTGGAAGAAATCTAAAAACCCGACGGTCCGTAGTGTGATGAGTTGGGTAGATGCCATCGTTTTCGCTTTGGTAGCAGTATATTTCGTAAACATCTATGTTTTTCAGAATTATCAGATCCCATCATCGTCACTGGAAAAATCGCTGCTGGTTGGAGACTTCCTCTACGTGAGCAAAATGAGTTACGGCCCCCGTGTGCCGAACACACCGCTATCAATGCCCTTGGCACAACATACATTGCCGATTCTGAATACTAAATCCTATATTGAATGGCCGCAATGGAAATACAAACGTGTACCCGGATTCGGTAAAGTGAAACTGAATGACATCGTAGTGTTTAACTTCCCTGCGGGAGATACCGTCGCACTGAATTTCCAGGATGCAGACTTTTATACATTGGCGTACAACATCGGAAAGCAGATTTACCCGAACCCGATCGACATGGACAGCCTGACTCGGGAGCAGCAGAAGACAGTGTATGATTTATACTATAATGCCGGTCGGAAAGAGATACTGTCAAACCCTCAACGATATGGTAAAGTTGTTACCCGTCCGGTAGACCGCCGGGAGAACTATGTAAAACGTTGTGTAGGACTTCCGGGAGATACACTCCAGATTATCAACGGTCAGGTTATGATTGATGGCAAGGCCATTGAAAACCCGGAAAACTTGCAATTCAACTATTTTGTGCAAACTACCGGCCCGTACATCACGGAAGAAATGTTCCGCGAACTGGGTATCAGCAAAGCCGACCAAAGACTAACTCCCGAAGGAGCAGGCTATGAAGAGGGACTGATTGAGCTGGGATTGGACGGACGAAATGCCCAAGGTGGACTGAATCCTGTTTATCATCTTCCGTTAACGAAGAAGATGTATGACACTCTATCCGGTAACAAAAAATTAGTCGGTAAGATTGTAATAGAACCGGAAGAATACTCCGGAGAAGTGTATCCCCTGAATTTAAATACCCATTGGAATCGTAGTGACTACGGCCCTATCTGGATTCCGGCAAAGGGTGCCACCATCACACTGACCCCGGACAATCTGCCCATTTATGAACGGTGTATCACTGCTTATGAAGGCAATAAACTGGAACAGAAAGAAGACGGAATCTACATCAACGGTGTGAAGACAAACCAATACACTTTCCAGATGGATTATTATTGGATGATGGGCGATAACCGTCATAATTCCGCCGACTCTCGCTATTGGGGATTCGTACCGGAAGATCACGTAGTAGGTAAACCGATCGTCGTATGGTTATCATTAGATAAAGACCGTAACTGGTTCGATGGTAAAATCCGCTGGAACCGCATCTTTAAGTGGGTAGACTGA
- a CDS encoding carbohydrate-binding family 9-like protein, with product MKVKKISIANVEVDALPELLDKEKIGFQPIDNVNWEAYPYRPKVEFRIAHSDDAVLLHFNVKEASVRAKYGEDDGSVWTDSCVEFFSVPAGDGIYYNIECNCIGTILIGAGAERNNRERASREVTDQVKRWASLGRQPFDERIGECNWEVALVIPYTAFFKHHITSLDGKTITANFYKCGDELQTPHFLSWNPIKIEKPDFHRPDFFGTLEFE from the coding sequence ATGAAAGTAAAGAAGATCAGTATTGCTAATGTGGAGGTCGATGCACTTCCCGAATTACTGGATAAAGAAAAGATCGGTTTCCAACCCATTGATAATGTGAATTGGGAAGCCTACCCTTATCGTCCGAAAGTGGAGTTCCGTATAGCACATAGCGATGATGCTGTTTTGTTACACTTCAATGTAAAAGAGGCCAGTGTACGGGCCAAGTATGGAGAAGACGATGGCTCCGTATGGACTGATTCCTGTGTGGAGTTTTTCTCTGTACCTGCCGGTGACGGTATCTATTATAACATCGAATGCAACTGTATCGGAACCATTCTTATTGGTGCAGGAGCAGAACGCAACAACCGTGAACGCGCTTCTCGGGAAGTGACAGATCAGGTGAAACGTTGGGCCAGTCTGGGACGCCAGCCTTTCGATGAACGTATCGGTGAGTGCAACTGGGAGGTGGCATTGGTGATTCCATATACAGCTTTCTTCAAACATCACATTACCTCTTTGGACGGGAAAACAATCACAGCCAACTTCTATAAATGTGGCGACGAACTGCAAACTCCGCATTTCCTCTCATGGAATCCGATCAAAATAGAAAAGCCGGATTTTCACCGTCCCGACTTCTTCGGTACGTTGGAATTTGAATAG
- a CDS encoding DUF2851 family protein yields MEQLLHYVWKHKIFPLHELQTTTGLPVEVIDTGLPNSDSGPDFFNAKLKIGGTLWVGNVEIHTASSDWFRHGHDRDIAYDSVILHIVTEIDCEIYRSNGEPVPQLRLPCPEQVKEHYDELCRADIHPPCYSILETLPKLTIHSWLTALQTERFDQKNRTITRRLQRCNQHWEDAFFITLARNFGFGLNGDAFETWANLLSFRAIDKHRDDLTQVEAFFFGQAGLLEGESADDYFSWMQKEFRYLQHKFELPPVMNPSLWRFLRLRPGNFPHVRLAQLASLYYRERSLFSRVMEAETLKDLKHIFAGHTSAYWEEHFMFGKSSPRREKSIGAGAKELIIINTVIPFLYAYGLHKADERLCERAASLLEELKAENNYVTRMWSGAGIPVQTAADSQALLQLQKEYCDKKKCLYCRFGYEYLRHK; encoded by the coding sequence ATGGAACAACTCCTGCACTATGTGTGGAAACACAAAATCTTCCCTCTCCATGAACTGCAAACAACCACCGGGCTGCCTGTTGAAGTGATTGATACCGGATTGCCGAATTCTGATTCCGGCCCCGATTTTTTTAATGCCAAACTAAAAATCGGTGGTACGCTTTGGGTAGGTAATGTCGAAATACATACTGCTTCTTCTGATTGGTTTCGTCACGGACATGACCGTGACATAGCGTATGACTCAGTGATTCTGCACATTGTCACAGAGATCGATTGCGAGATATATCGTTCCAATGGGGAACCGGTTCCGCAACTCCGGTTACCTTGCCCCGAACAGGTGAAAGAGCATTATGATGAGCTTTGCCGGGCAGATATACACCCGCCTTGCTATTCCATTCTGGAAACCCTTCCTAAATTAACGATTCACTCCTGGCTGACCGCTTTACAGACAGAGCGCTTTGATCAGAAGAACCGAACCATAACTCGGCGACTCCAACGTTGCAATCAGCATTGGGAAGATGCTTTTTTCATCACGTTGGCACGTAATTTCGGATTCGGGCTGAATGGAGATGCTTTTGAGACTTGGGCAAATCTGCTCTCGTTTCGTGCCATTGATAAGCATCGTGACGATCTGACACAGGTGGAAGCTTTCTTCTTCGGACAAGCCGGTTTGTTGGAGGGAGAATCCGCCGACGATTATTTCAGTTGGATGCAGAAAGAATTCCGTTATTTGCAACACAAGTTTGAACTTCCTCCGGTGATGAATCCCTCTTTGTGGCGTTTCCTCCGTCTTCGTCCGGGTAACTTTCCCCATGTGAGACTGGCACAATTAGCTTCACTTTATTACAGAGAACGCTCTTTGTTTTCACGGGTCATGGAAGCGGAGACTCTGAAAGATCTGAAACATATTTTTGCCGGTCACACTTCTGCTTATTGGGAAGAACATTTCATGTTTGGCAAATCCTCCCCACGGAGAGAGAAAAGTATTGGTGCCGGTGCAAAGGAGCTGATCATTATCAATACGGTCATTCCTTTTCTGTATGCATATGGCCTGCATAAAGCCGACGAACGGCTGTGTGAGCGTGCGGCCTCATTACTTGAAGAACTGAAAGCTGAAAATAATTATGTTACCCGTATGTGGAGCGGAGCCGGCATTCCGGTTCAGACAGCGGCAGATAGCCAGGCGTTGTTACAATTGCAGAAAGAATATTGCGATAAGAAGAAGTGTCTTTATTGCCGTTTCGGCTATGAGTATCTGAGACATAAATAA
- a CDS encoding tRNA-dihydrouridine synthase family protein codes for MNTLPIHLAPLQGYTEAAYRNAHAAVFGGVDVYHTPFVRIDRGEFRHKDVRDILPENNRVPHLIPQLIASEMDKTERIIALFIEQGYREMDINLGCPFPMLAKRQCGSGMLPHPDKVETLLKQIEQYPDVSFSVKMRLGWKKPDECLTLLPLLNAAPLTEIIVHPRLGIQQYKGEVNMEGFTAFYEACRHPVIYNGDILTIEDIRCITEKFPKLTGVMIGRGLLANPALGWEYKEGRKLMPEEWREKLRALHTAVFQHYETQIQGGEAQLVTKMKTFWEYLAPQIDRKSWKAIHKSTTLAKYNIAVRSAF; via the coding sequence ATGAATACATTACCTATCCACCTCGCTCCGCTGCAAGGTTATACCGAAGCAGCCTATCGCAATGCCCATGCCGCCGTTTTCGGCGGTGTGGATGTCTATCATACTCCTTTCGTACGAATAGATCGGGGAGAATTCCGCCATAAGGATGTACGGGATATTCTTCCCGAAAACAACCGGGTTCCTCACCTCATTCCACAACTTATAGCCTCCGAGATGGACAAAACAGAGCGAATAATCGCCCTTTTCATCGAACAAGGCTATCGGGAGATGGACATTAACCTCGGTTGCCCTTTCCCGATGTTGGCAAAACGGCAATGTGGATCGGGCATGCTGCCCCACCCTGATAAAGTGGAAACATTACTCAAACAGATCGAACAGTATCCCGATGTGAGCTTCTCAGTAAAAATGCGCTTGGGATGGAAAAAGCCGGATGAATGTTTGACCCTGTTGCCTCTATTGAATGCGGCTCCGCTGACCGAGATTATCGTTCACCCCCGCTTAGGTATCCAGCAATACAAAGGAGAAGTAAATATGGAGGGCTTTACAGCTTTCTACGAAGCATGCAGACATCCTGTTATCTACAACGGAGACATCCTGACCATAGAAGACATCCGGTGCATCACCGAAAAGTTTCCGAAACTTACCGGAGTGATGATCGGCCGCGGATTATTGGCAAACCCTGCATTGGGTTGGGAATATAAAGAAGGCAGGAAACTTATGCCTGAAGAATGGAGAGAAAAGTTGAGAGCACTGCACACAGCCGTTTTCCAACACTATGAGACACAGATACAAGGTGGCGAAGCACAACTGGTGACTAAGATGAAAACGTTCTGGGAGTATCTGGCCCCACAAATAGACCGAAAGAGCTGGAAAGCTATCCATAAAAGCACTACGCTTGCCAAATACAACATTGCCGTCCGTTCGGCATTTTGA
- a CDS encoding DUF4348 domain-containing protein: MKVKRFVLCLFMLTLIGGICFISCGNTSKAKAESDVAAETAEETFQSFLKKFTSSASFQYTRVKFPLKTPITLMTDDGNSEKTFPFTQEKWPLLDAETLKEERITQEEGGIYVSKFTVNEPTHKEFEAGYEESEVDLRVIFDLIDGKWYVTDCYTGWYGYDLPIDDLNETVKQVKEENDTFKELHP, encoded by the coding sequence ATGAAAGTGAAAAGATTTGTGCTTTGTCTGTTTATGCTTACCCTGATAGGGGGTATTTGCTTTATTTCCTGTGGAAATACTTCGAAAGCGAAGGCAGAGAGTGATGTTGCTGCGGAGACGGCTGAGGAGACCTTCCAGTCGTTTCTGAAGAAATTCACCTCAAGTGCTTCTTTCCAGTATACCCGTGTCAAGTTTCCGTTGAAAACTCCCATCACCTTGATGACGGACGATGGGAATAGTGAAAAGACCTTCCCCTTTACTCAGGAAAAATGGCCGTTGCTGGATGCCGAGACTCTGAAAGAGGAACGCATCACTCAGGAAGAAGGAGGAATTTATGTTTCTAAGTTTACGGTAAACGAACCGACACATAAAGAGTTTGAAGCCGGATATGAAGAGTCGGAAGTAGATCTTCGTGTGATCTTCGACTTGATTGATGGTAAGTGGTACGTGACCGATTGCTATACCGGATGGTATGGATACGACCTTCCGATTGACGATCTGAACGAAACTGTGAAACAAGTGAAAGAAGAAAACGACACTTTCAAAGAATTGCATCCGTAG
- the lpxA gene encoding acyl-ACP--UDP-N-acetylglucosamine O-acyltransferase — translation MISPLASIAPGAKIGKNVIIQPFAYIEDNVEIGDDCIIMPYASVLNGTRLGKGNKVYQHAVLGAEPQDFHYKGEESSLIIGDNNHIRENVVISRATFGGNATKIGNGNFLMDKVHICHDVQIGDNCVAGIGTTIAGECTLDDCVILSGNVTLHQYCHVGQWTLVQSGCRISKDVPPYSIMAGNPVEYHGVNAVVLQQHKNTSERVLRHIANAYRLIYQGNFSLQDAVQKIIDQVPMSEEIENIVAFVKESKRGIVK, via the coding sequence ATGATTAGTCCATTAGCATCGATAGCCCCCGGGGCAAAAATCGGAAAGAATGTGATCATTCAACCGTTTGCTTACATTGAAGATAATGTCGAAATAGGGGACGACTGTATCATTATGCCCTATGCCAGTGTGCTGAATGGTACACGGCTGGGAAAAGGTAATAAAGTATATCAACATGCCGTATTAGGAGCAGAACCACAGGATTTCCACTACAAAGGAGAAGAAAGTTCACTGATTATCGGGGATAACAACCATATCCGCGAAAACGTAGTTATCAGTCGGGCTACTTTCGGTGGGAATGCTACCAAAATAGGCAATGGCAATTTCTTGATGGATAAAGTCCACATTTGTCACGATGTACAAATCGGAGATAATTGTGTAGCCGGTATCGGCACCACCATCGCCGGAGAATGTACCTTGGATGATTGTGTCATCCTGAGTGGCAATGTTACCCTCCATCAATATTGTCATGTGGGACAATGGACATTGGTACAGAGCGGTTGCCGTATTTCAAAAGATGTGCCCCCATACAGCATTATGGCCGGTAACCCGGTAGAATATCACGGAGTAAATGCCGTAGTATTGCAACAACATAAAAATACGAGCGAAAGAGTTCTACGCCACATAGCCAATGCTTATCGCCTGATCTATCAGGGAAACTTCAGCCTGCAGGATGCAGTGCAAAAAATTATAGACCAGGTTCCCATGAGCGAAGAGATAGAGAATATAGTGGCTTTTGTCAAAGAGTCTAAGCGTGGAATCGTAAAATAG